A region of Shewanella psychromarinicola DNA encodes the following proteins:
- a CDS encoding cell division protein ZapB yields the protein MSLELLTQLETKIQATLENIELLKMELDEEKQKNQALTLQQQELTQKNQQLQQDLNSWSDKVNGLVGLLNNEI from the coding sequence ATGAGCCTTGAATTATTGACCCAACTGGAAACCAAAATCCAGGCGACTCTCGAAAATATTGAGCTACTAAAAATGGAGCTTGATGAAGAGAAGCAAAAGAACCAAGCGTTGACGTTACAGCAACAAGAATTGACACAAAAAAACCAACAATTGCAGCAAGACCTAAACTCTTGGAGTGATAAGGTCAACGGCCTTGTTGGTTTATTGAATAACGAGATCTAA
- a CDS encoding DUF1107 domain-containing protein, which produces MRMFPVYAPKLIVKHARIFLSGVIWVKDLGLLEFDKGRFLHTKKNLPKVKQAIRELNALIEIQSQQHQSI; this is translated from the coding sequence ATGAGAATGTTCCCTGTTTATGCACCGAAACTAATCGTTAAGCATGCTAGGATCTTTTTAAGTGGAGTGATTTGGGTAAAAGACTTAGGGCTACTTGAATTTGATAAGGGTCGCTTTCTACACACAAAAAAAAACCTGCCAAAAGTTAAGCAGGCTATCCGTGAACTAAATGCCTTGATTGAAATCCAATCACAGCAGCATCAATCCATTTAG
- a CDS encoding serine/threonine protein kinase, translating to MDNCTGAEFHFQALKPDLILDAIESIGIYPETGLLALNSYENRVYQFRCDQGLRYVVKFYRPHRWSNEQIQEEHDYALELAAEDIPIAVPVVIEGKTLFEYQGYRFGLFPSIGGRAFEVDNLEQLESVGRFIGRIHQYGARQPFVYREPLTPAILGDESYRYLRESGIVSSSMQTAFFTVVEQVLDKAKQIWQQHQFTSIRLHGDLHPSNILWTPTGPGFVDLDDARQGPAVQDLWMMLTGDRQQQLLQIDLLLEGYQEFCDFDAKQLALIEPLRAFRMVHYNAWLTKRWQDPAFPMNFPWFADIKYWEQQTLAFKEQLSALNEPPLSLPSFN from the coding sequence ATGGACAACTGTACCGGCGCAGAATTTCATTTTCAGGCACTGAAACCCGATCTCATTCTTGATGCGATTGAAAGCATAGGCATCTACCCTGAGACGGGGTTATTAGCGTTAAACAGTTATGAAAATAGGGTGTATCAGTTCCGCTGTGATCAAGGCCTTCGTTATGTGGTGAAGTTTTATCGCCCACATCGTTGGAGCAATGAACAAATTCAAGAAGAACATGATTATGCATTAGAATTAGCCGCTGAAGACATCCCCATAGCCGTTCCAGTCGTCATTGAGGGCAAAACCTTATTTGAGTATCAAGGTTATCGTTTTGGACTCTTCCCCTCTATTGGCGGGCGCGCGTTTGAAGTCGACAATCTTGAGCAACTTGAATCGGTTGGCCGCTTTATTGGCCGTATTCATCAATATGGCGCAAGGCAGCCCTTTGTGTATCGTGAACCGCTCACGCCAGCCATTTTGGGCGATGAGTCTTATCGCTATTTACGTGAAAGTGGGATTGTTTCCAGCTCGATGCAAACGGCTTTTTTTACGGTAGTTGAGCAGGTATTAGATAAAGCCAAGCAGATTTGGCAGCAACACCAGTTTACCTCGATACGCCTGCACGGCGACTTACATCCGAGTAATATTTTATGGACACCAACTGGACCTGGGTTTGTCGACTTAGACGATGCCAGGCAAGGCCCAGCAGTACAAGACTTGTGGATGATGTTAACCGGAGATCGCCAGCAACAGTTATTGCAAATTGATCTTCTATTAGAGGGATATCAAGAATTTTGTGATTTTGATGCTAAGCAATTGGCACTGATTGAGCCGTTAAGGGCATTCAGGATGGTGCACTATAACGCGTGGTTAACCAAGCGTTGGCAGGACCCTGCCTTTCCAATGAATTTTCCATGGTTTGCCGATATTAAATACTGGGAACAACAAACGCTGGCATTTAAAGAGCAGTTATCGGCACTGAACGAGCCACCATTGAGTTTACCCAGTTTTAATTAA
- a CDS encoding branched-chain amino acid aminotransferase, with the protein MDIKYNLKSASERRTEPFKPEGDVGFGRLRTDHMFLMDYRDGQWCDPRIVPYGPFEMAPGAMSLHYGQSIFEGAKAFMHEDGEIYTFRLNKNAERMNRSADIVCIPNIDESMQVKAINALIDVDRLWFPQQDGACLYIRPFIFATEDRLSVSPSQQYTFCVMLSPSGAYYASGVNNGIRLLISTKYHRAVSGGTGASKAAGNYAASLRAGKAAVEYGASQVLYLDSTNTQIEEAGAMNHFHILKDGTVIIPTFTDTILKSITSQSIMELGDMLGCEVRQETVMLDKFIADIESGEIIEAGGFGTAAVVSPVSSYIFEDGRIITVGDGNVGPNIRRIYKVFTELQKGHMPAPAGWVKRIERVAP; encoded by the coding sequence ATGGACATAAAATATAATTTAAAATCTGCGTCAGAGCGCCGCACAGAACCATTTAAGCCAGAAGGCGATGTGGGTTTTGGCAGGCTTCGTACTGACCACATGTTTTTAATGGATTATCGTGATGGTCAATGGTGTGATCCGCGTATAGTCCCTTACGGCCCGTTTGAAATGGCACCAGGTGCAATGTCACTGCACTATGGTCAATCAATTTTTGAAGGCGCAAAAGCCTTTATGCACGAAGACGGCGAGATTTACACTTTTCGTTTAAACAAAAATGCAGAGCGGATGAACCGTTCTGCCGATATCGTGTGTATTCCGAATATCGATGAAAGTATGCAAGTGAAGGCAATCAATGCCCTTATTGATGTTGATCGTTTGTGGTTTCCGCAGCAAGATGGCGCATGTTTATACATTCGGCCGTTTATCTTTGCAACCGAAGATCGTTTATCCGTTAGTCCAAGTCAGCAATACACATTCTGTGTCATGTTAAGCCCATCTGGGGCTTATTATGCCTCAGGGGTAAATAATGGTATTCGCTTGTTAATCAGTACTAAGTACCACCGTGCAGTATCTGGTGGTACTGGTGCTTCAAAAGCGGCGGGTAACTATGCTGCCTCACTGCGTGCTGGTAAAGCGGCTGTAGAATATGGTGCATCGCAGGTATTGTATTTGGATTCAACCAATACTCAAATTGAAGAAGCTGGCGCGATGAATCACTTCCACATTTTAAAAGATGGCACTGTGATTATTCCGACATTCACTGATACCATTTTAAAATCCATTACCTCTCAATCCATTATGGAACTTGGGGATATGCTGGGTTGTGAAGTAAGACAAGAAACGGTGATGTTAGATAAGTTTATTGCTGATATTGAGTCTGGCGAAATTATTGAAGCCGGCGGTTTTGGTACTGCCGCGGTGGTGTCCCCTGTGAGTTCATATATTTTTGAAGATGGACGCATTATCACTGTCGGTGATGGCAACGTTGGACCCAACATCCGACGTATCTATAAAGTCTTCACTGAGCTACAAAAAGGCCACATGCCAGCTCCAGCGGGTTGGGTAAAGCGTATTGAGCGTGTTGCACCCTAG
- a CDS encoding thiol:disulfide interchange protein DsbA/DsbL — MKKALLMAAALLLAPMVAMAADYKEGVHYTVINEGPETAKPEITEFFSFFCPHCFNFAKTVVPKIEANLPEGVSFNQAHVEFIGRQMGVEMSRAFAVAQQLNVDEKIDTALFSAIHDKRQQFTRPDDIRAVFIANGVEAKAYDAAANSFMVNAQMSKMKRDTENAKISGVPSLVVNGKYRVETSSIKSYDELIDIAFYLATMNKK, encoded by the coding sequence ATGAAAAAAGCATTATTGATGGCCGCAGCACTCCTGCTCGCGCCGATGGTTGCGATGGCTGCCGATTATAAAGAAGGTGTGCATTACACTGTGATTAATGAAGGCCCTGAAACAGCCAAACCAGAAATCACAGAGTTTTTCTCATTCTTTTGCCCCCATTGTTTTAACTTTGCTAAAACCGTAGTGCCTAAAATTGAAGCGAATTTACCCGAAGGTGTCAGCTTTAATCAAGCTCACGTTGAGTTTATTGGTCGCCAAATGGGCGTAGAAATGTCACGTGCTTTTGCGGTTGCGCAGCAGCTTAATGTTGATGAGAAAATTGACACGGCATTATTTAGTGCTATCCACGATAAGCGTCAGCAGTTTACCCGCCCAGACGATATCAGAGCAGTATTTATTGCCAATGGCGTAGAGGCTAAAGCTTACGATGCTGCGGCGAATTCATTTATGGTTAACGCACAGATGTCGAAAATGAAGCGCGATACTGAAAACGCTAAAATTTCGGGTGTTCCTTCATTAGTTGTTAATGGTAAATACCGAGTAGAAACCAGCTCAATTAAATCTTATGACGAGTTAATTGATATCGCATTCTACTTAGCGACAATGAACAAAAAGTAA
- a CDS encoding DUF3630 family protein, whose amino-acid sequence MKLLSAQLDPQALSIVIQAEVDFEQFERFAEPLAAVLDCDIRDRQWGADRHQWLLNFEGSPLWLHYEFYGDICWISTDNAKELDVLAFLLTLLAPHIQTT is encoded by the coding sequence ATGAAATTACTTTCAGCCCAATTAGATCCGCAAGCATTAAGTATTGTTATTCAAGCTGAAGTGGATTTTGAGCAATTTGAACGATTTGCCGAACCGCTAGCGGCTGTACTTGATTGCGACATCCGTGATCGCCAATGGGGAGCGGATCGTCATCAATGGTTGCTCAATTTTGAAGGAAGTCCTTTATGGTTACATTACGAGTTTTATGGTGATATTTGTTGGATTTCTACCGATAATGCGAAAGAATTAGACGTATTAGCGTTTTTGTTAACGCTACTTGCTCCACATATTCAAACGACTTAA